The region GTAGTTCGTGTGAGGTCGACTTatctgagattttgaactcTGACACGGCAACAAGTAGTACTGGAGATAATCCAGAAACAGAAAGTGCTGTACAGACTCAGAAAGTAGCCATTCTAGATAATAGAAATATCTCATCAGACGGTCAGTACCGTTATACGGAAAACTTGGACTTGTCAAGTTATAACAGGCtagtgaatataaaaatatctctTCGCAATGCTGTGTCTCTGCTCTGCCCAAATACATTTGTATTAAAGTTTTTAACGAGATATGGTTTTCTTTTACAGAGTTGACGAATTGTACGgagaatatttcaaatcgGATTCTTACGAGGAaaatatgcatataatttCAACCAAGTCTGAAGCATAGATGTTGATACAGCATGAGAACTCTATGTACAATTTTAAGTATTTTATGAATATTGCTGTGTTGGTAAAATTACCGATTTCTATTGCTTTAAATTACAGTTTAAAATATACTACTACTACGATCAGATATATGAAGGTAAATTtgtgcaaaataatttttttcttgtttctatGAAAGAATGGTACTACTAATACATGATATATGTGTTGATcgcatgaatattttttgattttgttgacTATTCAACTTGTGATGATAATCTGattaatagaaaaataatatttgtgAAAGCGACGACTTCTCTCGGCGCTCATGTTTATGAAAGGGACGCACTTGGGACGAGCATCTCTGGTTTTTTTAACTTCGCGCCAGCAGCCCGGACTGTTTATGCAAGGCGATAAGTACCTAGGACAAGTGGGCCCCACGGTTTGCGAAGCAACGTTTCGACCGGCGAGGAGACGATCACTTCTCGATAGAGTTCCAAGCAAGCAACGTCGTCCTTTGAGTTACTTAAGATTATACGCGACGCTGTACGTTTGTgcaattatataaatatagactCATTCCGCTATTCGTTATTCGCCATTTCTTacatttggaaaatattataaccGAATTAGATTAGAAATATATTGAATTGatgagaaaattcaattgtGGACAGAGCAATCATAGAAAATTCGTTTATTTGCTAATCAGAATCGTACAATTGTTATACAACACTTGATCATAATATTTGAGTACTAAGATTCCATCACACATACAAAATCAgatgagatgaaaaaatttaaaacattgcgaatagaaaaatataataacacaCTGGCGGTGTTTGAATTGTACAATGATAACTTTTCTATGATAATATGtagaaatataataaatttcggTTAATAAACAAATACGGGTAAGTAATCTTCAAACTATTGGATGAAGTTAAAAGTGAAGTACTGGTGTATTTATGAATAAACCAAATGCAGTACTTCCGTATAAAATTCGAGgttttattgaaaatgtaGAATAATAAATACTGTACGTATCGGTTGGGTATAAtagtataataatgtaataggCAACAATATGCATCGTTCgctaaaactttttttttttggacgcACTGATAACTTTTAGTTAATCATAGATTGTGCTTTAACAGGAAGAACACAACGACCCGCGTATGAAAATAGGAAATTCACAAGTTGTCATGACAGACTTGACGTAAGAATGCTGGGGAGCTATCTCTTTAGTGAATCATGGTATTCCATCATTACCTATTTTAGATGATTCCCGGGGTTCACAATGAGTACGTTTTTTCGGTTTACATTGAAAGTCTTGGTACAAGTTAGAGCGAACGTCAATAAAATAGCAACgtatcaaaatatatttttgcatCTATTTGTTTGGTCTATATCCTGAGCTACTAACAAAATGGGGTTTCACAAAATTCATTAACGTCCATTCATGAGTTAATTGTTAAGTAAAACTTGGAAGTACAAAGTAGGAGGGAGATTGCTAAGTCTATGCCTCGTATGGACGTATTATTTGCTACGGTATGAAGAAATCTACGAATTAGGAgtattatcgatttttttttcttattttttttttgttgcactGTTATCCAACGGTGAACACAAAGGGTACTACAGGGTAAGCTGCAGTGAGCGTGTTTCCGATTATTCCTAATACTACAAAGATCCTAACTAAATTCGAactaaaacaaaatttaaataattggtATAAAAGATAAGTATCATCACTGTTTAAATGATTTCTGTGAAAGCCTTTGACAAGTTCACTAGTcaaaaagattttgaaatatgttaaaaattatcaaacgaGATGAGAAAGAGACGACCGATGAAGTCGACCAAatgttgtcttttttttcgatattacGTTCCAAGGTTCTGATCAATAGCCTTGAGTGATAATACCGATCACGCTCAAGACTTCtcataaaattaatcaattcctTCAAGAACAGTTGCAATACCTTAGGTactcaacaaaatttttcgtgtAAAGGTAGAAAGTGCATCATCAATTTAAACCGAATATTCTTGAAGTTTTGCAAGCTTCGCTTTTTCTTCGTCTGATTCATCTCGACAAATGAAAAGTGTGTGAGATAAGCCGCATGTTACCGCGGTTATATAAAGACCCTCCAATGCCTTAACTTCCATCGGTGTTGTTGATGATTTACGCATTTCACCAAAGCCctgaaagaattttcattgaaatgattttttacgtTTATGCTGTACATTCAACTTATCCTCAAAGGAGTAACAATCACAAAAATATCTGACGTAAAGTTTACAAGTGGAATAAGTTAATTAGTTGTGAGCATAGACAGTAAAGTTCAAACAAATTACCAATTCACCGAAGGTTGGACTAGCACCCCATGCGATCACTGATTCATCAGCAGCGACAACAACACTGGTTTGGGAACATCCAACGCACCTAATTTCCCATCCAGATAGATCTTGAATCGGTTTGGGATACATATTTGCTTCACCTGTCCGTTTAGTTTGTCCGAACATCAAAGCCGATCCGTGTACGTTGATTGCAATGCTGTAAGTGCTCCCACAGTGAATAGATTTGATACCGCGACTTGGGGGGTCAAAAAACTTTATTAATCGTGGTACCAGCTCATCTCGCTGTTCGGCATGACCTAAGCGACCGACGCCTCCAAAGCCCCAAGAAAATGCACGATTCTTATTATCGATTGCAACTGTGTGGTGATATCCACAGCTAAAGTCTGTAATCTCTACACGATCCAGAGGGGTGACATGTCCGTCTTTTGCTCTCTCGACATACAAAACGATCCGTTTAGGAACCTTTTCGAAGTGAAATGCCATTTTTGTGGAAGTTATAAAGTATTTACCATCCGTATTATGGCCTAGAGCGCCATATTCTGGACTGCCAAAAGAATGCAGCCCTCCCTTAATGTCTAAGATCATGGAAAAATCAACACCACATCCTATTTTAACTATGGGAGGACCGGTatactttattttcattgctGCAGCGATGCATGTTTCTGATTTACCAACACCACACTGACCAAGTTTATTATCTCCAGCTGCAAAAACAATACCACGGCTGGTTAAAAACAGTGTATGGTTCCTTCCACATGCCGCAGCTATTACTGTGTGATCTTTTAGGGTTTCCACTTCAGTCGGTTCATCTCGACGTTTAGTGTCGCCGACACCAAGTTGCCctagaaattaaaaattcatgcaGAACtttaattacaaaataaaaaagtcaCTGGTTTCTTATTGTATGGAGTTTCATACAATTAAATAGAAATTATATGATACATCCAACTGTTGAATAATTGCCCAACATAAGATATAAAATTACTTTCATCCCAATTTACAATTTAAAAGAGATCTTactatttcaaataattaaaaactaaGAAGATTGTGGGCTGTTAATTTCACATCAGAAAAATTTAACCAGAGCCAAGTGAGTAAGAAAAATTGTCCTACAAATTCATTTTATCAGTATGATTCCAAAAAGCTTTCCTGCACCAGTTTTGCAATTTCATAATTGTTCTCTATCCGACGAGAttaaaatgtttgttttttgcttTCACAATCATCACACTCCTCAGTAATGCATGTTGTAGGTGATGCTATGATGAAGAAGTTACCAAATAGAGTGAATTAGAGTTTAACATATTTCTACAATATGTTAGATTATCATACCTTTATCATTTCTGCCAAATACCAAACACCTGTTATCTTCGGTGACGACTACATTGTGTGATGCAGCAGGCCCTGAGGCAACAAGTCTGACTCGAGTGCCTTCCAAGTTTTTGAATGTGTGCGGAGTCCACAAGCTGCGTCCTACGGTGGCTTTGACCCCCTTCGGAGGCGCCTTGCGTCCGCTCATATCCCAGTTTGTCAAGCCGCACATAGCCAGCGTTCCTGGCTTACCCCACCCTCCCTAAAAATCGCATTTCAAATCACGCATGAATTTTAGCTCGCAAGCGTGATGGAAGTCTTTCCCGACATTATTATTGTGGGTTAAACAATGGATAAGCATAGAATTGTTATGGTCTTTGGGTGACGAAATGGTAGGAAAAAGAAGAGTCAGTTAtatgagaataaaaagaagGACGCGATGTACCTGATTCTAAACAGTATGGGtattattttcgtaatttttgatgacgatattcaaatataaatagTTACTTCCGGAGGAGGGAGCTCCGGCATTGTAGCAACAACTGCCAAATCATCGGCGTCTTCCACGGCGTCGTCCCCGTCGACATTTGAACCGGCGTCGGCGTCCTCGACGTCGGATTCATGCTCGCTTGAAATATCCTCGTCGTCGTACTCGACTTTCTTGGCCTTGCCACGACTTTTTTCAAGACTCGATGTATTTTTACGCTTTGTAGACATTCTCACTCCCACCtaataatatattcaaataccaaaactgtacaaaattatttgtaaaattgatcTAGAGGGACGCGGTGCAGATGACATTTATTGATGTAATGGCGGTACGGATGTTGGCCAGTGTTGTACAACATTCGTACAGAACAgggtgtataataaaaaacgCAGCCACCTGGTGCACAAAAATCATAACAGAGAACCACTCACAGCTACTCGATAACTGTTGCAACACAGCGGCGCATCAAGTGTCATCTGCAAATGCTCGAGCAATTCgagaattcaaatttatgcaaaatgagTCGTCCTGCtcaaatttatacataataaagTTCAGCCAGGAATTCTCAACAATGGTCAGAATTCAATGCGCATAATTCTATAATTGCAATAACCTCGGATAATCACTTAAAAATCACATTATGCACACACTGACTCTTCAGCTGCAGTAAAATGCGTAggtaaagaaataataaacatttattatttgaacaTGTAGATTTTCCATTagtcttatatatatattatagaatATGTTAAACACTGGAAAAAACGTTACACAAATTTGAcacaaattcattttttacagaacGTACATTTGATTGGCAATACAGTTTAATATCCACGTgcaggaaattgaatttcttctctttgtTATTTCCATGGAATTGACCAGTTTTGTTTCTGGAAAATCTGTGGAAAATTTCTATTCCAACTGTTTCTGGCGGAACCTAAGCCAAACATACAAACAATAGGAGCTAccaataaataattgaaacaggTCAAATGGGACTTTGCCGCAAGGAAAAGTGATAAAGTACTGGTTAGACGTCTGGCTTCAAATGGAATGAAATCAAAGCTATCAATTTTCTGGGGACAAATACAAGTTGAACGAAGTATACAATTATTGTGAAATCTGtatatttacaaattgttTGACTCATACTGATTTCACTTATGAGTTGGATGTCCTGGTTCTTCATTCTCGTCCTCACTTGAAGAATCAATGGCGAAGCACAgctgaaaaaaagaatttcattgAAACTGCGAGTCAGATTAGTACGTGATATTTTGTTAGTTGAGGTACCGCATACTTCGTCCAGATCAGGTCGCTTCAGAAGATCATTAAGACCAGTCAAATGTTCCAAGTAGTTGGGCTCATTGCAAGCATTTAGGATAACGTCAAATCCTTTTTTGCGAAATTCGTTAATCAGAGGCGTAGAACAAGCAGTGCAGGCTGGAAACCTGTGTGTCACGGTTAAATGTGTTTCATAATTCCAAAGAGATCCTCGAATAGTATGTGGAACACCTCCTAGCAGACCACCTCCTCCGTGTTCGACATCTGAGTGTGGCTCAGATCTATCGTCAGCAATTAACGCTCTTGCTTCAGCACTGCAAGAAATATTAAACTTTCATATAGGTACATGAAAAACGTCCGTGAAAGTCCAGTTGGATGCAAGATAAAACGGAAGGAATTGGAATGTTTATAGAGTTTTTGAACAGAGCCTGATTCAACAACAGCAAATTGAATGTTTTGAGCACTTCCTTCAATATATGTTGCTAATTTGCAACGACCTATTTTTCCCAGATTGTATGATTTTACAGGCTGATAACAGTCCTGTGGTCCCATTGAATTGgattgatcttttttttatacttccaGCCTATCGTAAATCtaattatattcgtaagtCCCATCGTGTTTATTCAATATAGTTTCCCTCTTGCATTTTACACTATGGAACTTTAACATTGTTCCAAACAGGATATTGTTTGTAATTTAGGCTAAGCTTACTATTCTGGATGCTGAGTCAGCGAGACCATAAGTTCGACTGCAAGGCCCCCTGCAACTTGTGCCAGACCAGGACGGCTCACAGTACACTGCTGATCCAGAGTTCTGTCCATTTGggactgaaaattataatttagtATAAAGTCGAGAAGTTGCAAAAgaaagttttgaaagaattAACAACaagatttaataaaaaaacttaCGTTTCCAGGTTGCGTAATATCATTACAAAAGTAACAGCCCAAGTCCGCGCCCGCAGGATTGTGCATTGTGAAATCTGGAGAATCCGGTCTCACGTTATCACGTGTACCATGTCGTTGCACTGTATAAGAGTCAAATCCCAAGGCAGCATTGATCACCAATTTTCCATGAACCGCAGCCAGAAGTGTAGGTAACCATCTAGCTTCACGGGAGTCCAGCAGGAGAAAAATGACATCATGTTGTGTCACAAGCTCCTCAAGAAACTTCGCTGCTGACCTAGTTGCATCCATCATACTTGGCCCTACTACATGGCCTGGCATCGGAATCTGGAGTATTGCACTCTCTACATcctgaaaaattaatgaacaaTTGTACAGATATCACAAACGCTGATGTATATTGTTCAGCTAATCGAGTGTGACAAAAATAACATAGATGCTGCAGTTTTGTTttcgtaaatttattttaaagaaATTCGTCTAAATAAAGACCTAAGAAGTTACTTTTTGCAATTAATTTGACTACATCTTGTATATACTGTGAGATGCACGAAAAGTAACATTTATTTCTAACCAAACTAGGATGAATTCGAAGCAAGGCATCCTTGGCTGCTTCTGCCTTGTAACGCCGTTCTACGGCATCCGTGTGAGTATACAGACTCTGACGAACGGGATTGCTCTGTGAAACAGTGGAGCCATCGACCAAAGTCAATTTCTGAACACCCCACCCAAGGAGTACCCTGGCTACAGAACATCCCAAAGTCCCAGCACCCAATAGTAGGCAACGCGTTTTGTTGATCTTCTCCAAGTTCAAGTCAGGTACTAACCGCCATTTCATCAGCTTCAAATTAAGGTTCACCGCTCTTTCTGATAGCCTGTGAGACAAAGCAGTCAATAAATCATCCTTTTCAGATGATACTAACACTTACTTGAAAGACTTACTTGACAATGTCCATGGAGTTTGATAAATCAATTATGTTGGGACCCATTTTACCATTGTGACTTCTTTCCCATCCAACGAATCGCCCTTCAAAAATAATCTCTCGAGTTtccattttgttttcatattcCTTAGCTTTCATGGTAAAAATTACAGCATCTTTGGCATCAGGTCCTCGCATGGCAACGATTTTGATAACGCTGTTGAAAGATGCCTTTGGGCAATGCCAAAATAATAAGCAGATCAAATTTCGCAAAGGCCAACCAGGTTCGGGACTGTTGCAAGGATCGTAGAAGCCAAAGTAAATCTCTTCTTCgcactgaaaatatttcacatatAAATTACTGTTCTTGGATGTGTGCAAGAAGTTTCTTCTGCAATATATAACGCATTTCTTTCAATATTCGCATATAATTTAGGTGGCTTAACATAGCATTTAAGGTTATCGATCTGCTTTGCTTACCTGCTCCACAAATACATCTGCAGTAGCTTTCTTCTCGAACAAATCGACTCCTTTGCTAAGATGCTCGACATGCAAATTATCCGATCCAGGTACAAGTACGGTAAAGAATGCTTTTTGCTTACTGTCTAATGCCAAAAAGCTGCGTGTCAACTGCGCCAATTGATCGGGTGACAGCTGAGACCCCGCAGACAATGGATTACACACATGATAAAGCTCGGGCAAGTTGAAGGATGTCGGATGGGCAGTCCAGTAATGAAATCTGTAGCGTTTTAGATCTGCGAATGACAATAGGATGAAGAAAGCAAGACGACACGGCTCTCGTACCGCGCTTCCATCCTTGATCGACCGTAGCAAGGACACACTTGCTTCGCTGATGAATTCCTCAGGTTTTATCTCACGAAAAGATTCGTAAGTGTTAGTATTTATCAGAAAACCAGAGCAGGTAACGACTGATCTATGAGATGTCATCTCGACGTTCCTGGAATGATAAGGCTGTGACAAAATCTTGGCATATTTAAATCTTTAGGTTGGGCTAGAACGGGAACTCATTCATCGAACTCGGTCTCACTCATTGAACGAAGTACAATCCAACTTCAAGGTGCGACCCTGCCTGTCGCTCTGCCGGTCCAGGTTATAACTGGCCCACAAAGGAATCTTAATCTGGTCGTTCAGTTTGAGGCTGTCCAGTTTCAACTCTGAGAGCTTGGCCCAGAATCCTGGGTCCATCGCTGACCTTAGCTTGGTGAATTTCACCAGTCCGTTCATCGTGGGATAATTGTTTGTTTCCATAGCCAAGCCGGTTTTGAGTGTTTAGAAGTTTTAAAACGTCGAAGTCAGAGACGTACTAGCGTATATTTCAACGCCTGGTATCAACGtccattgttatttattattcacaaaTTGCGTCGCGCTGGTTAAAATAAAGTCATTTAAATCTCTCATCTAATCTCTCAGCAAATACACAACTGAGGTTATCACAATTTATCTTATGTGAGACAAAATATCCTCCTTATAAAacacatcaaatatttatctgACAGATGATTTTAACTAATCAATGACTCAATCACTGGTATCACTGAAATGTATGAGCATGACGGGATATTTCATATCTCCTGGCAACGCTCCTGCTGCCGCTCTGATGTCATTTTGCGTAGTTCGTGTCCGAAAAATACTATAAAAGGAAAGTGCGATTCATGCGGAAGCGTTATTCGACCCGAGATACTTATTGAATCGTTCATGTTCCCTTCGCAACTCCAACgacgttgactgaagaaattCAGCCCATAATACTTTATCGAAACACCGCGATGTGCGCCACGGAATTACCGAGGATAATGGATCTGGACACGGCGTACATCGgttgtcaattatttttcaacttgtcTGGATATTTTCTACTGCACTTATTCACAACTAATATAACAGGAATTTCTAGAACCCTTGATCAAGGAATGGCTGCAACACGTGCACGAGGACAATGCAAGGCAGGAGCAAATTTTTGTGGAAGGAAGCGAATTTTTCAACCCGTTCATAGGTAAGCTCATGACTAATTGCTCCATCATGCCGACGCAATACATGAGGATTCGTCGAATCTTCTTTGCGTAATACAATGGTGGTTGCACAGTTGTAACGGGTGATATTTTACAGCGGTTCCTGTACCGGTGATGAAAGCAATATTTGTAATAACCGACCACCTTGGTCTGGGACCTAACACCAGATACTTGACGGTTCATCTCTTCGATAGATTCATGTCAAACCAGTTTTGCGAGTTGTACGTCGCCGAAATGGTATCAAATCCGGGTGAAGTCGCTTGGCCACAGATatgcaaaattatttccagcGAAGCAAAATTGAGGCTTATGTCTTGCATGCAACTGGCAAGCAAGATGGATTCGCATACCAAAGGTCTAAGCATTTCACAGGTATATAATAATCGAGCCTCCTTAGTCGTGGCTAACTGTTCACTGCTACTGTTGGACTAATTCATTGCGGTAAAGAAAAGCTTTGTCGAGGAATAGTTAGTACTGCTTTGAATTGATACGATGTTGATATATTGCAGGTAGTGCGTGGGCTGCGATGGTTAGACGACAAGTCTGAGTACACTACAAATAGCATATATTGTTCAGAATTCCGTGTATACAAAGCTCTAGACTTTAAAATACCATTATTCACACCGCTACACTGTGTTGAAATACTTCTTGCTGCGACGAAGCTCGGACAGATGCCTAAAATATATGATGCATGTGTTAATTTGCTGGATTTAGCATATTTGGAGGTACGATTTGCATCTAGACACTTAGCCTTTCCATTTCTACATGAAATTCTATACCTTGGAATGTAACGATACGTACATGTTTCATTTCAGCATGAAAGGCTATATTCATGCCTTGTATTTTTGATGAAGCAAAGGTTTTCAGAGTTCCAAATTGACCCAGGGTACATCATGGCCCTTGAAAGCAATGTTCTTTATTTAGCAGCTGCGGTGGTTCTTTGTGCCACGTTTATTCTCGCTGTAGAACACTCTGAGACTGAACGTTTGGTTCAGATGCTCTCCAATCAAGTTGGGATAAGAGTCACTAATATTTGGGAAATGGCCAACTTACTCTTCACCATAGCGTTGCAGGAAGATACTCCGGAACaataaataatgtataattccAGTCATCTGGTATCACATAATGATTCATATCTGTAGCTAAGaagaatcatattttttttaatgcagaTAGTACTTTGTTTTCACAAATTTCACACCGCTACAGCTATTCTCTACAAGTTGTCCATTTGGTTTTGTGTTGTTTATTAAAGTGAAATAAacttctcacaatcagtgaagaggaaaaaaaaaattattcagttcGACACAAGATTGTTTTACAGTTTTTCTATGAGTACATTTTAATTTATCACGCTTTACTGGATTAACTGGAGACAATCTTAAAATTACAAGCTAATGGTTTTTccgaaaaacatttttttggtcttattatatcatacatatcatttacttattttttaaattgaacaaTTCACGACAGATTGAAAAACGTTGAAGACGCTATAACAAATGTCAAATAATTCGTAATGGACCCGCGCATGATCACGGACGATGCTCAAACTTCTGCAGGTGTTGACAGTAACCTTAAGGCGACACTCAGCTCGTCGGGGAATTTTAAACCGTCGGTAATCGCAGATTTACAGTTTTTCGAAAacattgtaaatgaaaatagcGTATTGTCAGTAAATGATATTTCCGCGCCTCTGGTAAGATACTAACAAGTCAAGTTTGGCATTTCCACGTGAATCACTGCAGTCCACGAAGGGTAAGAATATAAATGCACAAAGAATTATACGAACGGTGCGCTTTGGTGAAGAGTACAAGTAGCCATCTTTGCGCAGGAAGCAATACAACAGAGACACTTTGTTGAAATCAAGTTTTTGTCGTTTTCATTCAACATTCGTCAATTCAACACTGCATAAACCACACAACAGTAGTAGGACAATTGATTCGACGTCCGAGTTTAgaagtaatttaaaaaactgCAATGAGGATAATTTCAATCGGTAAAGAAGAGGCGTGGTATCGGCTTAATGAATATCAGGGTGGGTTTATTTCCGATGCATATTGTCTGTAATCCTTGGTTCGGCATATATACGCGACAAATAAACTTTCATGACGCACGTTGCGTAGGCAAATACGAAGCAACGTCGTATGCACTATGAATGCATCGATATACTTGTACGTGCATTTGAAGGATTCACACGTATGCGCATGAGTACAAGTCCTGTATGGGTGTGCAGAATTCGTACGTAAAAGTGGCCGAGTGTAGTGCATGGATCGTAGGAGCTGGACGGCTTGTTGTGCGGGGAAACGAGACGACAAAAGAATTGACGATTTTGCCGGTAGAGGTCGGCTCCTCGAACGAATACCATGCATTCCAGTTGCGTACAAGTGGTGGGGTCCCCGACTTACTTCTCGTGTCAAACAGCTTGTGCTGTGTGTGTCTGTCCGCATACCATTCGATTTTAATAATtctcaatgaaaaaataatacaagcAAGTCTCCGGGGGCAAGTTTTCACGACACATCAGTCGGTTGTCACTATTGCCAAGTGTGAGGTGCACGGGAACTGCAATTAAGGTGTATCGAACAGGTAAGTCTTCTCTCTTCGTAAAACATTTCCATTTAGCTCCTCAGGAATGCAAggtctgctttttttttactctgtCCCGCATTCCACTATCGATTTGTTATTGGGGATGCCAGACAGCTTACGAACTTTGTAACTCGTTCGTTCCTTCGCTATTTGTTGCAACAAACGTTAAAATTCCTCGAATCATGTATTATTTATCGTAAATTCTATGTACCTGCGTTCCACACAgcttcattttatttacacaTCCCAGTGCTGCCTCATACTATCGCTAAATTCCTACGCGACGCACACACGAACGATACACGCATCGTGTTATGCACATATTGTATACTGTATACGTCGTGTTTCCCAAATGTGCAGACTTTCGGTTTGTATAACGTCCTTGTATGTCCAACTGGTCAAGttcgtttaattatttatatttgtcAAAACGACACGACGAAAGAATCAAGCTTTCGCTCGTACGCGCATTAAGAACATTCGCCtctaattcaaaaacaaacaaaattgtTATCTCAAACATTCCGATAACCGATTTAcgttatgtatacatatacacctTTCAACCGCTCTCAGCGACTACGTATATACCTACAATCTCTATTCCGATGTGTGGGATCGATTTTGGCCCACTTTcctcgattttttctttccttacTTCTCTCATTTTTCCCCCCTATCTCTCAAGTCGTTACGGCACGGTTTCCCATATCTCCCATGCTCGAGATTAGCGAAATTCTTCTTACGATCCAATTCGCCTACGAACAAACggagtaatttttatttttcatttttatcattctcaTTTGCCTTTAccaaatatttctttcatccTCAGTCTCTTTGTCCCCTGATAGTTGCACTCTCCTTATTCCTAAAATCCTTAAAACGCTagctttttcttcctttctatACAAAAGCCGTTAACGCGTTATAATATCAACACGTATTATAACCGAGCGTAGACATGTATTCGAAACAACCCGAATACAGTAACAACACAACGGCTGCAACATCGCGAAGACATTTCATGCCGCGGCCCCGATTTAAAAAACCACGTCGCGACGAATC is a window of Neodiprion pinetum isolate iyNeoPine1 chromosome 4, iyNeoPine1.2, whole genome shotgun sequence DNA encoding:
- the LOC124217733 gene encoding protein RCC2 homolog isoform X2, whose protein sequence is MCGLTNWDMSGRKAPPKGVKATVGRSLWTPHTFKNLEGTRVRLVASGPAASHNVVVTEDNRCLVFGRNDKGQLGVGDTKRRDEPTEVETLKDHTVIAAACGRNHTLFLTSRGIVFAAGDNKLGQCGVGKSETCIAAAMKIKYTGPPIVKIGCGVDFSMILDIKGGLHSFGSPEYGALGHNTDGKYFITSTKMAFHFEKVPKRIVLYVERAKDGHVTPLDRVEITDFSCGYHHTVAIDNKNRAFSWGFGGVGRLGHAEQRDELVPRLIKFFDPPSRGIKSIHCGSTYSIAINVHGSALMFGQTKRTGEANMYPKPIQDLSGWEIRCVGCSQTSVVVAADESVIAWGASPTFGELGFGEMRKSSTTPMEVKALEGLYITAVTCGLSHTLFICRDESDEEKAKLAKLQEYSV
- the LOC124217733 gene encoding protein RCC2 homolog isoform X1, producing the protein MSTKRKNTSSLEKSRGKAKKVEYDDEDISSEHESDVEDADAGSNVDGDDAVEDADDLAVVATMPELPPPEGGWGKPGTLAMCGLTNWDMSGRKAPPKGVKATVGRSLWTPHTFKNLEGTRVRLVASGPAASHNVVVTEDNRCLVFGRNDKGQLGVGDTKRRDEPTEVETLKDHTVIAAACGRNHTLFLTSRGIVFAAGDNKLGQCGVGKSETCIAAAMKIKYTGPPIVKIGCGVDFSMILDIKGGLHSFGSPEYGALGHNTDGKYFITSTKMAFHFEKVPKRIVLYVERAKDGHVTPLDRVEITDFSCGYHHTVAIDNKNRAFSWGFGGVGRLGHAEQRDELVPRLIKFFDPPSRGIKSIHCGSTYSIAINVHGSALMFGQTKRTGEANMYPKPIQDLSGWEIRCVGCSQTSVVVAADESVIAWGASPTFGELGFGEMRKSSTTPMEVKALEGLYITAVTCGLSHTLFICRDESDEEKAKLAKLQEYSV
- the Atg7 gene encoding uncharacterized protein Atg7, which encodes METNNYPTMNGLVKFTKLRSAMDPGFWAKLSELKLDSLKLNDQIKIPLWASYNLDRQSDRQGRTLKLDCTSFNENVEMTSHRSVVTCSGFLINTNTYESFREIKPEEFISEASVSLLRSIKDGSAVREPCRLAFFILLSFADLKRYRFHYWTAHPTSFNLPELYHVCNPLSAGSQLSPDQLAQLTRSFLALDSKQKAFFTVLVPGSDNLHVEHLSKGVDLFEKKATADVFVEQCEEEIYFGFYDPCNSPEPGWPLRNLICLLFWHCPKASFNSVIKIVAMRGPDAKDAVIFTMKAKEYENKMETREIIFEGRFVGWERSHNGKMGPNIIDLSNSMDIVKLSERAVNLNLKLMKWRLVPDLNLEKINKTRCLLLGAGTLGCSVARVLLGWGVQKLTLVDGSTVSQSNPVRQSLYTHTDAVERRYKAEAAKDALLRIHPSLDVESAILQIPMPGHVVGPSMMDATRSAAKFLEELVTQHDVIFLLLDSREARWLPTLLAAVHGKLVINAALGFDSYTVQRHGTRDNVRPDSPDFTMHNPAGADLGCYFCNDITQPGNSQMDRTLDQQCTVSRPGLAQVAGGLAVELMVSLTQHPEYAEARALIADDRSEPHSDVEHGGGGLLGGVPHTIRGSLWNYETHLTVTHRFPACTACSTPLINEFRKKGFDVILNACNEPNYLEHLTGLNDLLKRPDLDELCFAIDSSSEDENEEPGHPTHK
- the LOC124217737 gene encoding cyclin N-terminal domain-containing protein 1 isoform X1 — translated: MCATELPRIMDLDTAYIEPLIKEWLQHVHEDNARQEQIFVEGSEFFNPFIAVPVPVMKAIFVITDHLGLGPNTRYLTVHLFDRFMSNQFCELYVAEMVSNPGEVAWPQICKIISSEAKLRLMSCMQLASKMDSHTKGLSISQVVRGLRWLDDKSEYTTNSIYCSEFRVYKALDFKIPLFTPLHCVEILLAATKLGQMPKIYDACVNLLDLAYLEHERLYSCLVFLMKQRFSEFQIDPGYIMALESNVLYLAAAVVLCATFILAVEHSETERLVQMLSNQVGIRVTNIWEMANLLFTIALQEDTPEQ